From the Penaeus monodon isolate SGIC_2016 chromosome 3, NSTDA_Pmon_1, whole genome shotgun sequence genome, the window TAAATCTTGGTGAGTTCGAAATGCTGTGGTTCGATTGCGGTTCTTGcttgtttcctttttatctcttgatGTTTGTGTTCGCGTGTTtaagtgtgcgagtgtgtgtgtgtgtgtgtgtgtgtgtgtgtgtgtgtgtgtgtgtgtgtgtgtgtgtgtgtgtgtgtgtgtgtgtgtgtgtgtgtatgtgtgtgcatgtatgtatgtatgtatgtatgtatgtaggtatgtatgtgtgtatgtatgtatgtatgcatgtatgtttatgtatatatgtttatatgcatatacatacatacttatatatatacacacaaacatatatatgtatatatatatatatatatatatatatatatatattaatacaaataaacacactcacaaccacaacACAGAAATATACCCACAGAGCAATACGAGCAAGAATAACGGCCTAATCCAAGATCAATGAATCAATGAACAAAACTCCTTCTTTTCTCCGCAATGGCCGCCCAACAAAGGCCAACTGCGGCGTCAGGAGTACCCGGCGCCGCCTCCCTCGCTTGCTAGGCTTCAGCTGAGGCGGCGCCGCGGCCTCCGGGGGGCACAGCGGATTATGGCTTGCGTTGGCGCTTTGGGTCTGGCGTGTTTGCGTGGGgacgagagtgtgtgtgagtgtgtttgtgtgtatgtatgtatatacttatacatatatacatctacatatatacacatatttattcacacacacacacacacaccacacacacacaacacacacacacacacacacacacacacacacacacacacacacacacacatatatatatacacatacatacatacatacatacatacatacatacatacatacatacatacatacatacatgcatacatactataaaaaagatagataaatagataggctgatagataAGCGGCAAACAAAGAGACTCGAGTTTGCACTCTCAAGGGCGTGTATAAATCGCACTTGGCGAAGCCCCGCGCCCGCCAGGAGAGAAAATCGGCCGcgttcattatcaatattagattTATAGTTGAGCTGCAACTTGTCATCATATCACATGCATTCCTTCCGCgtgtaaaaaaagaagagttCGGAGGTCAAAGCGTCGATGcagttttcagatttttttcccccttttttgaacattttatcaaagattttttttttctttgagacattttatcatctttttttttcctttcgagcTATTTCATGCAGCGACCCTGACCCGCCCTGGCCTCCCGCAGGACGACGACAGCCCGCGGGAGTGTAGGATCTGCTTCAACGACTTCGACGAGGCGGAGCGGCGCCCCAGGAACCTGCCGTGCGGCCACACTTTCTGCACGCTGTGCATCGCCGGCACCTTCCGCGTCAACAAGTTCACGTGCCCGAGCTGCCGCGCCGCCCACGTCGCCCTCGACGTCACGGTCTTCCCCGTCAGCTACATCACCGAGGCCTTCGTCAGGTACGTGCGCCGGCGGAGTCCCGAGGATGACGCCCTCGGCAGGCGGCcgctgcaggaggaggaggtccGGCTGCGCAAGCTGATCTTCGGCTGCCAGGAGACCCAGACGCACCTGGCCCACTGCGCGGCCGAGGTGGCCAAGGCGGGGCGCGAGGCCACGCGGATGGCCACGCGCATCGACGCCATCGCCGAGCACAACCGCCGCGTCCTGCAGCACATGCTGGAGGAGCACCGCCGCGTCGCGAGCAAGTGCGGCGGAGGCGCCGCCGAGGAGGAGCAGCCCTTCAGCCCGCGGACTCGCCTCGACCTCCACGTGGGCATGGCGGCCACCCCCGGGGACGCGGCGGCCTTCCCCGAGGCCTCCGGCAGCGTGGGGGCGGCGGGAGAGCAGCCGGTGTCGCCGCGCGAGCCGTCGGCAGACCGGTTCCGCCTCTCGAGGCTGACGGTAAGGGCGGCCGCGGCTGGCGACCTTTgaccttttcattctcttttgtgGGGGCGGAGATGCGCCTgagagggcgggaagggggggcTGAGCGCAGCTTGTCCGAGCGACGCCTTGGCGCTTCAAATGACCTCATCTCAGAGCCTCATTTATGAATGCCAACAGCTCGCCCGCCTGTCAGCCGTCGCCACCAACTTGTCAAGTGTATCTTCGACATGAGAGAACAGCCTACTATTTGACTATTTATCTGTAAAATTTCTGTCATAataactattaccactactatactGCGGTAAATCATGAACTCTTAACGCAGTctcatatttatcttcattactattatctttacaaCTATATCATTGCCAGGTAATAAGCTTAATTCaccaatatatttcatatttcctaAACCACCATTATATTTCTTAATGTGATCAGCTATTATCCATAATGTAGTCACAAAATTAACTCAGCTCCCGCAGTGTGTTCGTAAAGTCAATCTCAAGTGACTGACGGAAATAACATTTTCTGAAGAAGTTTGGGAGAAATCTTCCTTGGAGCATCAGCTGTTATTTTTGATCCGGCCTGATTGGTGAAGATGTGACTCATTGCGCTTTGTATGAAT encodes:
- the LOC119590806 gene encoding uncharacterized protein LOC119590806, yielding MALLDDDSPRECRICFNDFDEAERRPRNLPCGHTFCTLCIAGTFRVNKFTCPSCRAAHVALDVTVFPVSYITEAFVRYVRRRSPEDDALGRRPLQEEEVRLRKLIFGCQETQTHLAHCAAEVAKAGREATRMATRIDAIAEHNRRVLQHMLEEHRRVASKCGGGAAEEEQPFSPRTRLDLHVGMAATPGDAAAFPEASGSVGAAGEQPVSPREPSADRFRLSRLTEHIERATAAVRRGDANIWETSQSVAKYKHCEAMQLVDPFYSVVFLELCWGGAARGRVHIRLTPNDRRAQQFLSLCTGQGGRSYVDTQLLQVGYKGRPGEYVVGGGLDDVAMEEEELGRECQKRASVGLVWGWCEADAHSGPSSLGAGPRFAITTRHPGPGTSYCRVFGKVEAGLEVLKAATKLKDITDVTVLDCGIVVTF